In Amphiura filiformis chromosome 1, Afil_fr2py, whole genome shotgun sequence, the following are encoded in one genomic region:
- the LOC140162461 gene encoding craniofacial development protein 2-like, translating to MEDKEKRDHKAHGQKGRKHQGPGDCRLTSRDIRCESLTLRTEESLESLLDELKDFKWDIIGLCETKREGEGIEELKGGAWLYNQGKTEANKNAKGIGFLIHPKFIDYVKDMKYYSDRVISLIVQLTGNKQLCVIQVYAPTSDYDDEKVEELYGEVNKAIEDSKAEYTIVMGDFNAKIGECQSGEEAIMGKFGVGERNKRGDMLLEFAAQQGLIIANTYFKKHKNRYWTWESPNGITKNQIDFILSSQRGFVKDVLSSRV from the exons ATGGAAGACAAAGAAAAAAGAGATCATAAAGCCCATGGTCAGAAGGGGCGCAAACATCAAGGACCTGGTGATTGCAGATTGACCAGTCGTGACATAAGATGTGAATCTTT AACATTGAGAACGGAAGAATCACTTGAATCATTGCTAGACGAACTGAAAGACTTCAAATGGGACATAATTGGTCTATGTGAAACAAAACGAGAAGGAGAGGGCATTGAGGAACTCAAGGGAGGTGCTTGGCTCTATAACCAAGGAAAAACAGAGGCAAACAAAAATGCCAAGGGAATTGGATTTCTTATCCACCCAAAATTCATAGACTATGTAAAGGACATGAAATATTACTCAGATAGAGTGATCTCTCTCATAGTACAGTTGACAGGAAACAAACAGCTTTGCGTAATtcaagtgtatgcaccaacatcgGACTACGACGATGAAAAAGTTGAAGAACTCTACGGGGAGGTAAATAAGGCGATAGAAGACAGCAAAGCTGAGTACACCATAGTAATGGGtgacttcaacgccaagataGGAGAATGTCAATCTGGAGAAGAAGCCATCATGGGAAAGTTTGGAGttggagaaagaaacaaaagaggGGACATGCTACTTGAGTTTGCTGCGCAACAAGGACTTATCATTGCTAACACATACTTCAAGAAACATAAAAACAGGTATTGGACATGGGAAAGTCCCAACGGAATTACAAAGAACCAAATCGACTTCATCCTAAGTAGCCAGCGTGGATTTGTAAAGGATGTTCTGTCATCACGAGTGTAG
- the LOC140162473 gene encoding octopamine receptor beta-2R-like, protein MATPTSQTNLLLTTSSASTDAAGPEFTPKTVAEISLASTKILIGIIGVLGNFSVCLVIAKMRSSRSHQQNSTNRLIVSQAVIDFLASLVLIATTFSELFPSPPPQHPVLGYLFCVLWYPRTCMWTMFVISTYNLVAISLERYVAVVYSTWFRHHFSRNTTIIFIAVAWCVAPLLQLTLAFTQYSLGDGKCIFLFPSPSKKAVTGVALFLWNFFIPCLIMAFWFTRIAIKIRQQKKRVGSSDTASTMSTVNRNQSSVDDQSRQPSRKQSRNVTKTLAFVFLVYVICWAPDQLLFLQFNLGGYINFGGVLHSFVVILAMFNSACNPFIYTLQYKHYKACLKSLFKFN, encoded by the coding sequence ATGGCAACACCAACTAGCCAAACAAATCTACTTTTGACCACCTCAAGCGCGTCAACTGATGCAGCAGGACCAGAGTTTACTCCGAAGACAGTTGCTGAGATATCACTAGCATCAACGAAAATTCTTATCGGAATAATCGGTGTTCTGGGTAATTTTAGTGTCTGCCTCGTCATTGCCAAAATGCGCTCTTCTCGATCTCATCAGCAAAACTCAACCAACAGGCTGATTGTCTCACAGGCTGTTATTGACTTCCTTGCATCTCTTGTGCTCATTGCGACAACATTCTCTGAGCTATTTCCTTCACCACCCCCTCAACACCCTGTTTTGGGATATCTCTTCTGCGTTTTATGGTATCCGCGCACTTGCATGTGGACCATGTTCGTGATTTCTACTTATAATTTAGTAGCCATATCTTTAGAAAGGTACGTCGCTGTTGTGTATTCCACATGGTTCCGACACCATTTTTCAAGGAACACGACCATTATCTTCATTGCTGTGGCATGGTGTGTTGCCCCTCTACTTCAGCTCACATTGGCCTTTACACAATATTCATTAGGAGATGGAAAATGTATCTTTTTGTTTCCGTCTCCTAGCAAAAAAGCTGTGACTGGGGTAGCACTCTTTCTGTGGAACTTCTTCATTCCTTGcctcattatggcattttggttTACTCGAATCGCTATCAAAATTCGTCAGCAAAAGAAACGTGTGGGTTCATCAGATACTGCCAGTACCATGAGTACAGTGAATAGAAATCAGTCATCGGTTGATGACCAATCGAGGCAACCCTCAAGAAAGCAGAGTAGAAACGTAACCAAGACTCTTGCATTTGTGTTTCTGGTGTACGTTATATGTTGGGCTCCAGATCAACTGTTATTTCTTCAGTTCAATTTAGGAGGATACATCAATTTCGGAGGTGTTTTACATAGCTTTGTTGTTATTTTGGCAATGTTCAATTCTGCATGCAATCCTTTCATTTATACTTTGCAATATAAACACTATAAAGCCTGCCTGAAGTCACTTTTCAAATTCAACTAA